Proteins encoded by one window of Channa argus isolate prfri chromosome 1, Channa argus male v1.0, whole genome shotgun sequence:
- the crls1 gene encoding cardiolipin synthase (CMP-forming) yields the protein MMCFRRIAAPLYRNAATIRVVSARGADVCLLESVSLRHRHIPVTERARQKLSQVSGSWLFRVKVTDSRVACWRRIQAQVEHAALHEQRPVRLYHGGHLRSTISFRSPLSPRARCLCSGKTQETPDKPPVEDRTEDGTVPGHGLFKFKELYENPWTIPNLLCMCRILLAPFLGHLIIQQHFDLSLALFILAGATDLLDGYIARTWPTQKSALGSALDPLADKILISILYISLTYAELIPAPLTALVILRDIGLIAAVFWVRYKTVPPPVTLSKFFNPCYTTAQLKPTLFSKVNTAIQLFLVASSLAAPVFHYTDSVLLQCLWYVTAVTTAASGYSYWHYGRKTVQELNTRSQ from the exons ATGATGTGTTTTCGGAGGATCGCCGCGCCGCTGTACCGCAACGCAGCGACGATCCGGGTGGTGTCTGCGCGGGGAGCGGATGTCTGTTTGCTCGAGTCCGTGTCATTGCGGCACAGACACATACCTGTCACCGAACGCGCGAGGCAGAAACTGTCACAGGTGAGCGGCTCGTGGCTATTTCGGGTCAAAGTCACCGACAGCCGCGTGGCGTGCTGGAGAAGGATACAGGCGCAGGTTGAACACGCCGCCTTGCACGAGCAGAGACCCGTGCGTCTCTATCATGGAGGTCACCTGAGGTCCACGATTAGTTTCCGGTCTCCCTTATCCCCCAGAGCTCGTTGTCTTTGCAGCGGAAAAACACAAGAGACACCAGACAAGCCCCCTGTAGAGGACCGGACTGAAGACGGAACGGTACCGGGACACGGACTGTTCAAGTTTAAAGAACTg TATGAAAACCCATGGACAATCCCCAACCTGTTGTGTATGTGTCGGATTTTGCTGGCTCCGTTCCTGGGTCACTTGATTATCCAGCAGCATTTTGACCTCAGCCTGGCTCTGTTCATCCTCGCAGGAGCTACTGACCTG TTGGACGGTTACATTGCCAGAACGTGGCCCACTCAGAAGTCTGCGTTGGGCAGTGCTCTTGACCCACTGGCTGATAAAATTCTCATCAGCATTTTGTATATTAGCCTGACCTATGCCGAACTTATTCCAG ctccACTGACAGCTCTAGTGATTCTCCGAGACATTGGATTGATAGCTGCTGTCTTCTGGGTCAGATACAAGACTGTACCTCCACCG GTTACCCTTAGTAAGTTTTTCAATCCCTGCTACACCACAGCACAGCTCAAGCCCACACTCTTTAGCAAG gTGAACACAGCCATCCAGCTGTTTCTGGTAGCTTCTTCTCTGGCTGCACCAGTCTTCCACTATACAGACAGCGTCCTGCTGCAGTGCCTATG